A genomic window from Equus caballus isolate H_3958 breed thoroughbred chromosome 5, TB-T2T, whole genome shotgun sequence includes:
- the LOC102147484 gene encoding uncharacterized protein isoform X2, with amino-acid sequence MPGPAEMEVNIDQRKKKSETKNTTNPDIDHQHLILQMTMCFLLFRHHLQEVRPIQVVKVLPREKLKEREKRKGVNGKKRKRGQKMKHQEKEREEKKEGMATCYHLSKRG; translated from the exons ATGCCGGGACCGGCAGAAATGGAG GTAAACATagaccaaagaaaaaagaagagcgaAACCAAAAACACCACCAATCCCGACATAGATCATCAGCATCTCATTCTTCAGATGACaatgtgtttccttctttttcgTCATCATCTTCAGGAAGTCAGACCGATTCAAGTAGTGAAG gtGCTCCccagggaaaaattaaaagaaagagagaagagaaaaggggtaaatggaaaaaaaagaaagagag gacAAAAGATGaaacatcaagaaaaagaaagagaagaaaaaaaggagggaatGGCCACATGCTATCACCTTTCCAAG AGGGGCTGA